Proteins encoded by one window of Dioscorea cayenensis subsp. rotundata cultivar TDr96_F1 chromosome 6, TDr96_F1_v2_PseudoChromosome.rev07_lg8_w22 25.fasta, whole genome shotgun sequence:
- the LOC120263140 gene encoding protein MAIN-LIKE 2-like has protein sequence MGHRHGHEYVNGSELATAMAKGLGISRPLWLDWVLRCRHVSIVEPPPEIIGLLREARLYHVAQILNLRIDAALVSALVERWRTETHTFHLTCDETTITLEDVALLLGLPINGHEVIRQTFSLGSAVCVELLGVVPLAEQRKGQSITLTWLEETFDMSQNRVHLKWLPLLRDFIEAGRYSWGSVCLANLYMSLCCASNKDIKNISGSMILLQSWAWWAHIEVDDDSRNNKAQCEDI, from the exons ATGGGTCATCGTCATGGACATGAGTACGTTAATGGCTCTGAACTAGCCACGGCCATGGCAAAGGGTCTGGGGATTTCTAGACCATTATGG CTTGATTGGGTTCTTAGGTGTAGACATGTGTCTATTGTAGAGCCTCCTCCAGAGATCATAGGCCTTTTAAGAGAAGCTAGGCTCTATCATGTggctcaaattcttaatttaCGAATTGATGCCGCTCTTGTGAGCgcattagtggagagatggCGGACTGAAACACACACGTTCCACCTTACATGCGATGAGACAACAATCACGTTGGAAGATGTGGCGCTATTACTCGGCTTACCCATTAACGGCCACGAAGTCATCAGGCAAACTTTCAGCTTAGGAAGTGCTGTCTGTGTGGAGTTGCTCGGAGTGGTCCCACTGGCAGAGCAAAGGAAAGGTCAGAGTATAACTCTAACCTGGCTTGAGGAAACATTTG ACATGTCTCAGAACAGGGTTCATCTGAAGTGGTTACCACTTCTGAGGGATTTTATAGAAGCAGGAAGATACAGTTGGGGTTCAGTATGTCTAGCAAACTTGTACATGTCTTTATGCTGTGCATCCAACAaggatataaaaaatatcagtGGATCTATGATATTACTTCAATCATGGGCATG gTGGGCTCACattgaagtggatgatgataGCCGCAACAACAAAGCACAATGTGAAGATATATAG
- the LOC120263139 gene encoding uncharacterized protein LOC120263139 yields the protein MAETSLKLVYYNGSITASENTIIFSSEDQSYFYVEDEISYENLERSIEESIEPADNQGVSCIKYKLPISSGSGKIRYRSFKLCNDRDVQMMFDCHKRNPDIGIIELYVEFSATTFEGAPSQQQTALDDKVQRNMRRERILSPCQVNEPERLSTEWRAQDDPPPNIYFTNSKHLQGRTSSFHDTHEIEFGQYGRSSGDDEDDDGDSFGDDTKANVDDIQIEECNLEDVSMTGHNFTMAPMEPPTYMRTLDLEAMSTQEFLKYPLLYADTLSGATTNGDLHVGMRFQSKDDAMTAIKHYCLRKSVEYKVIKSDPT from the coding sequence ATGGCAGAGACTTCACTTAAATTGGTTTACTACAATGGTTCAATCACTGCTAGTGAAAACACAATTATATTTTCGTCGgaggatcaatcatatttttatgtcgAAGATGAAATCTCTTACGAAAATTTAGAAAGATCCATTGAAGAAAGCATTGAGCCTGCTGACAACCAAGGAGTTTCATGTATCAAATACAAGCTCCCAATTTCTTCAGGATCCGGTAAGATTCGCTATCGGTCATTCAAATTGTGTAATGATCGAGATGTTCAGATGATGTTCGACTGCCACAAAAGAAATCCAGATATTGGCATTATTGAATTGTACGTGGAGTTTAGCGCTACAACTTTTGAGGGTGCTCCTTCCCAACAACAAACCGCCCTAGATGACAAAGTTCAACGCAATATGAGACGGGAGAGGATTTTATCACCATGCCAAGTTAATGAACCTGAACGGCTCTCTACAGAGTGGAGGGCACAAGATGATCCACCacccaatatttattttactaattcaaAACATCTACAAGGCAGAACAAGTTCTTTTCATGATACTCATGAAATTGAATTCGGTCAGTATGGGCGATCCAGTGGAGACGATGAGGACGACGATGGTGACAGCTTTGGGGATGACACTAAAGCAAATGTTGATGACATTCAGATAGAAGAATGCAATCTTGAAGACGTTTCAATGACCGGCCATAATTTCACGATGGCACCAATGGAGCCTCCAACATATATGCGGacccttgatttggaagcaatgtcCACACAAGAATTTTTGAAGTACCCTTTATTGTATGCCGACACATTAAGCGGAGCAACGACAAATGGAGATCTTCATGTAGGCATGAGGTTTCAAAGCAAAGATGATGCTATGACCGCAATTAAGCATTATTGCTTACGTAAATCTGTCGAATACAAAGTTATCAAGTCCGATCCGACTTGA